The window AATATGCAGATACGGTTTGCTTCCATGGGACTTCGTACGGGCATTACTGTTGAAATTATTTCCAGTGCCATAGGTGGTCAGATTGTCATTGCATCGGATTTCAACCGGTTGATTCTTTGTGCGGGAATGGCTTCCAAAATATGGGTTCGTCCCGAAAAAGGACCCGCAGGGGGATCCAATGACGAAGCAAAGAATGAAGACCTGCCGTTTGTCAATAAGTCTTTGCCGTTAGTCCGTATACCACCTGGAAAACAGGGCAGTATTACCCGGGTAAACGGCGGACACTTTCCCCGGCGGCGGCTGGGGAAAATGGGGTTTCAGCAGGGGGTTCTTGTCCGGGTAACCGGCAGCAGTCCCTCTTCAGATTCCATTGAAGTTATGGTACGGGGGCAACACCTTTCTCTATCACAAAAAGATGCCTCGAGAATTTTGGTGGAAAACATTACGTCGTAAATTTGGGTTAACCGCCTTCAGGATAAGGCAAAAACCAAGATTTATGTTCTGGGATCCACATGAGTCCTTCGAATCTGACATTAAGCCTTGGGCGAGGGACATACGGTAGTTCCGGGATGTCACAAGACCTTGCATGCCAAGGTGCTTTTCTGTTATACCGGGTACGATATAATTGAAACTGGAAGTGACCGGAGATATTTATGGATCGTATAAGAAGGGGATGTATTCTATTCATTTCAACTTGTTGTCTTTTTATTGCTCTTGATGCCAGCATTGTTTTAGCCTCGGAACGGCTATCGGTAAAAACTGTAGTTGCCAATTTGAGAAACGGGGCTGGAACCAAATATAAGGTGCTGTGGCAGGTAGAGAAATATCACCCTTTTCTTGTGATCAATAAAAAACAGGATTGGTACGAGGTAAAGGATTTTGAGGGCGATACGGCCTGGATTCATAGAACCCTGCTGGGAAATACGGATACGGTAATTTCCATAAAATCACAATGTAATGTTCGTACAAAACCGGATACATCAAGTGACATTATACTAAGAGTTGAACGCGGTGTCCCGTTTAAGGTGCTTGCCCACCAAGGGGACTGGATTAAGATTGAACATGCTGACGGCGAAGTCGGCTGGATATTTAAAAATTTGGTGTGGTAACCAGGTAATCAATAATTTTAATAAGGTAACACTTCATGGCAAATCAAGGTGTATCAAATGAGCGGAAAAGAGAACTGGAACAGATGGATCCTTTCCAGGAAGCTCTTGCCAAATCAATTAAATGGGCTAAAGCCCACAAAAAACAGTTGATGATTTCGATCGGTGCTCTGGTTGGGGTGGTGGTTGTGTTTTCTGCAATTATGTTTAGTTTTAAACAGTCTGAAATCAAGGCCTCTGAACTTGCTGCAACAGCCTATGAAAAATATGAAAAACAATTTTCCTTAAACCAGGATGCCCGGAAAGGATATGATGCAGTCAAAGGTGATTTTCAAACGCTCCTTAGTGAATATCCCAACACAAGTGCCGGGCGCATGGCATTGATCAATTTCGGAAAAATATGTTTTGAGGCCAAGGCGTATGATCAGGCCTTTGATCTCTACTCTCGGGCTCTGCCTGTACTGGGGGATAAGACAGGCGTGAAAAATTTTTTGCTTTGTACCCTGGGAACTATCTGTGAATTGAAAAATGATCCGGAACAGGGAAAGTCCTATTATATTCGTGTGGAAGAGAGCTCATCCAATCTTCTAAAAGATGATGCCCGGTTTGCACTGGCCCTGATTTATGAGAGTCTCAATGATTCAGATGCCAGTCGTAGAATGTATGAAAAAATTGCCGAAAGCCAGGGTTCGTCCATGTATAAAGACATAGCCCAGGCCCAAATATCTAAATAGCGTTTTACACAATGATACAAACTAAAAAAGGCTGCCTGGGCGGGGCAGCCTTTTTTAGAAAAGGAAAAAAAGATGAAAAAACTAACCGTGGTTAGTGAAAATTATTAAATGCAAAATGCTCGCCACTTCAGTGTAAATCCATCGATAATTTTCTAATTTACTTAAATTTAAAGATAAATTTTAAGAGATTCCCTCTAATGAGATAACGGCTTATGTCGCGATGATACGCTGAAGTTCAAAATTTTGAACTTTTAATGTTTCATTTTTTGAAAAGAGGATGTCATTCCCAAATAATGATCTTTTCCAGGGTTCAAAATTTTGAACCCTGTTTGGCCCCCGGTTTGATATCAGCTGTCATTTTAATTTAATTCCTTATCCAGATTAAATTTTTTCAATTTCTGATTTAATCCGCTTTTTCCGATACCAAGAATTTGTGCCGCTTTGGTCTGGACATTGCCCGCCATTTTCATTGCCCGCAGGATCATTCTTTTTTCGACAGCGGCAAGAGTTTCCGAAAGCCCTACACCATCAGGGATGCCGTCAAGCTGAAGTGTGCCGGATGTCGGATTCCGGATCTGGGCCGGCAGGTCTGACACCGTGATTATACTGCCCGGAGCCAGGATAACAGCCCGCTCAATGACATTTTCCAGCTCTCTGACATTGCCCTTCCACTCATAATCACACAGTCGCTGGACCGCTTCTTTATCAATATTTGTAACAACCCCGGCAGCCTCCGGACCCTGGGTATATTTTTCAATAAAATGATTGATCAACAAAGGAATGTCCTCCAACCGGTCTCGCAGGGGAGGGATGTTGGCTTTGACAACGTTGAGGCGATAGTACAGATCTTCCCTGAAATTTCCTTTTTTAACTTCATTTTCCAGGATTTTATTGGTGGCAGCAATGAGCCTGAAGTCCACAGGCAGGCTTACGGTTCCGCCAACCCGCTCCACGGTACGTTCCTGTAAGACCCGCAACAGTTTCACCTGAAGCGGCATGGTCAACTCTCCGATTTCATCCAGGAAAAGGGTGCCTTTATCCGCCAATTCAAATCGGCCTTTTTTTAACCCTGCCGCTCCGGTAAACGCCCCTTTTTCATGTCCGAAAAGTTCGCTTTCCATAAGAGATTCGGCAAAAGCAGAACAGTTCACTGCAACCAGGGAATGATCCTTACGCATGCTGTTGTAGTGAATCGATTTGGCCACAAGCTCCTTTCCGGTGCCGCTTTCACCTTCAATAAGCACCGAGGCACTAGTCGGGGCGACTTTTTTAATTATTTCGTACAGCGCCTGCATGGGTTTGCTTTTTCCAATGATGTTGTCAAACTGGTACCGGGACTGAATTGCATCCTTAAGGCGCGTGTTCTCCCGGACAATTTTGGAGATGGACAGGGCTTTGGCAATGTGGGCAATGAGCGCTTCATTTTCAAAAGGTTTTACAATATAGGTGTAAGCGCCTTTGTGCATGGCCTCCACAGCCATTTCCACGCTGCCGAATGCCGTCATGATGATCACCGGTAGATCCGGTTTTCTCTGTTTGGCCTTTTCCAGAAGGTCAATACCAGACATGCCCGGCATTTTGACATCGGATAAGACCAGGTCAATGGGCTGGGTATTTATAATATCCAGGGCCTCCATCCCGCTTGATGCGGTGAATGGTGTATATCCTTCTTCGGATAGAACTTCCCCAATAATCATCGGGTAATGTTTTTCGTCATCCACAATCAATATATTTTCCATTATAACTCCCGGATATTTTTACGGCGCTGAGGGCAGGCGTATCTCCACGCAAGCCCCGCAGGGTTCGGCATTGGTTATACGAATCTGACCCTGGTGTGCCTGAATGATGTTTTTTATAATACCAAGACCTAAACCGGTCCCCATTTCTTTGGTTGTGAAAAAGGGGGTCCATATTTTTTTCAGCAGATCTTCGTCGATGCCCGGGCCTGTGTCCGTGAAACTGGTATAAACAAACCCGGGCTCTTGCCATGTGGCAATGGTGATGCATCCATCTTTATGGTCCATGGCCTGAAATGCATTGAGAAAAATATTTAAAAATGCCTGGTAGAGCATGGCAGGGTCACCAAGAATATCCGGCAAGTTATCCTGGTACTTCCGGATGATCCTGTCCACTTGATGTTCGCTGGAAGATGATAGGAAAGTGATATTTTTTTCTAGGATATCTTCCAGGCGGCAGGGCCTTAAATCTGCAATTTTAGGTTTTGCAAAATCAAGGAAATCTGTGATGATGCGCTCCAGGCGAGTGGATTCTTCCACAATAATTCCAGGAATATTGCTGGACGGGTCCAGTTTAGCCATCTTTTTTTGCATCAGCTGAGCAGAGCTTTTTATGATGCCTAACGGGTTGCGAATTTCGTGTGACACACCGGCAGTCATTTCACCGATTGCGGACAGGTGCTCGGCCCTGCGCAGTTTTTCTTCAAGCTTGAGCCGCTCTTCAGCTCTTTGCTTAATAATATTTTCTCCATGTTTCACCACAAACCTTAGAACAAGAAAAAGAAGCCCCATGATAATGGCGCAACTGACGACAATCAATCCCTGGAGTTTAAATACCTGTTGGTATTCATCCGATACATCCCTGATAATCTCGACAACACCGATTACCATTTTGTCTTTGTCCCGGGTAAGTTGAACTTCCTGGGTTAAGGGGGCAAAGGTAACAATTTTTGTCTCTTTGGGAAACCAGAAAGTGAGTTCAATCCAGTTTCCCTGTTGAACCAGCTTGGAGGAGACTTCGTTTTTCATGGCTTTTTCATAGTGAACACCACCGGCATTTTTCTGGCCGACCCTTGTCTTATCCAGGCTGTAGGCGATAACATTGTCCGTTGCATAAATATTAACCATTTCCACATGAAAACTATGCAGAGTACTTTTGACAACTGTGTCAAGAAGCTGATATTGGCCTTGGTTTCGCAGTTTTATTTCGCCCTGTTTAAAAACCACGGGCCAGACAAATCTCAGAAATATCTGGTGATTGAGGTTTTCCACGAGAAGCCGGTTATACTCTCTGCTTTTTTCAAGTAGGATTTTTCTTACCCAGTGGGCATTCAAAGCGGCTATAACAATGGTGGCCGAAAGCATAACAACAAGGCTTGAAACAGTGAAGGCTTTAACTAGGACAAAAGGCCGGGTGCCCGAATTTTCACTCTCTTTGTGTTGATTTTTTTTCACATTAACCCATCTTTTTATATCTATATTGTGAAAAAAAATTCATATTTCGTTTGGCTTTTAATTTGACAAATACTTTTTTTATTTGCTATTCAACTTGTTAAACAGTTTGATTCCGCTTGACTTTATGTGTATTACATATCAAATATATAGTCATAATAGTCTTGGATATCAATACATAATTATTTGCGCTCTTCAGCTCAGGCCCTTTGCGATAGCCACAATTGAGGATAGATGCGTATGAAATTCGGAAAAAAAAATCATCTTGTAGGTTTGGATATTGGCGCTGCTTTTGTTAAGGTGGCCGAACTAAAGACGACAAAGAAAGGTCGTCAGCTTCATAAATTCGGCATCGCAAAAGTTCCGGAAGGCATGGTTGAGGACGGTCGGATTGCCGATATGGAGGGGTTGGCCGAAATTATTCGTTCATTGTTTAAAGCCCAGAATATCAAGGAAAAAAATGTAGCTCTTTCCACCGGCGGCCACTCCGTTGTCATCAAGACCATCAGTACATCAAAGGTGGCTGATGACGCACTGCATAAAAATATCCGGGCAGAAGCCGAACAATATATCCCCTACGATATAGATGACGTCAATATCGATTACCAGATTTTAGGAGACAGCGAGTACTCTTCAGAGCAGATGAATGTGCTTCTTGTCGCGGTGAAGCAGGATCTGGTGGACGAATATGTCGAACTGATCCATATGGCGGGCCTTAATCCCGTTATTATTGATGTGGATACGTTTGCCCTTCAGAATATTTACGAAACTCTTCCTGATGTTGATCATGGATGCATAACCCTGCTGCTTGATGTGGGGGCTTCCAAGACAAGTGTGAATATACTTCAAAACAAGAACTCCATGATGATGCGCGACATGACCAACGGATGCTATCAGTTGGTTTCTGTTATCAGTGAACGGCTTGGGCTTGACCGGGAAAAGGCATTGCAGATTGTCATGGGCGAGATAGATTCTCCGGAATCTGCACAGGAGCTGGAGGCAGTTTATGAAATGGTTGTGGGCAACTGGTGTGCAGATATCTGTCAGGTTGTTTATACTTTCGAGTCAGGCCCCGGTAATGCCGGGGTGGAAAAGATTATTGTCAGCGGTGGAGGCGGCTTCATTGACCTGCTGGCCGAAAAATTAACTGCAGAGCTGAAAGTAACGGTATCAAAGATTAATCCCTTTGCCGGCCTGATCAGCGACTCCAAAGAACTTGGCGATCTGGAAGCGTACCAGCTTCTGGCCCCCATTGCACTGGGGCTTGCCTCCAGACGGGTGAATGATAAATGATACGAATCAATCTGTTGCCGTTTAGGCTTGCCAGGAAAAAAGAAAATATCCGCCGCCAGGTATCCATTTTTTTCCTTTCCATTGCGTTGATTATTTTGGCACTGGCTTGGGTGTTCGTGAGGCTGAACAGTGAAGTGTCTCGTACACAGAATGAGGCAGCCCAGGTAAAAACAGAAAGTCTCAAGTATAAGAAAGTGGCAGATAAGGTTACCCAGATAGAGAAAAATTTAAAGACTCTGGAAGATAAACTGTCCATTGTCGAGAACTTAAAAAAAAGAAAGAATGAGCAGCAGATTTTACTGGAACAGCTGGCGCAACTGATTGTAGAAACAAAAATGTGGCTCTCCAGTGTGGCTGCAGATAGCCGGACCGTTTCTTTGAAAGGGGTTGCCTTTGATAACCCCACCATTGCCATGTTTATGAGAAACCTTGAAAGTTCCCATATGTTCGAAACCGTGGACCTAAAGCTGTCAAGGACAAAGGAATTTGATAATACTATCCGGTTAAAGGAGTTTGAAATATATTGCACAAAGAGACTAACCCAACCGGAATCCTACACGACGAATAAGGATGGGACGTCCCCAAAAGGGAAAAAATAATGGCCGGAAAAAAAGAAAATAGCACTGTGAAAAAAAAAGGACAGATGGACGTCCTGTTTGAAAAAATAGGCGCCTTGACAAAACTCCAACGTATTTTGATCAGTCTGGGCACACTATGTTTGATTGGTGCCGGGTTCTATTTTTTTCTGCTTGCCCCAAAGCTTGATGCTCTTACCGCAGCAAGAAACGATTTGCAAAATCATAAAAATCTTTTGTCAAAGTACAGAAGTAAAGCCAACACCCTTGCAAAGGTGGAAGCCCAGATGGCAAAAGTCCAGGAGCAATTTAACATTGCCATGACTGCCTTGCCGGATAAAAGAGAACTGCCTTCGTTGCTGGATGAAATATCCAAGGCAGGGATGGATGCCGGGCTTGAAGTCCAGTCATTTGCGCCCCAAAACATGGTGGAAAACCATTCCTACACAGAAATTCCATTGGCTATGACGGTGGCAGGCCGTTACCACCAGATTGCCGAGTTCTTTTACCGGGTTGCAGGACTTAATCGTATTGTCAATATATCCACCATTGATATGAACCGGATTTCCGGAAAAGAGCAAGTTAACAGAAATAATATCCAGATGAAATGTGTAGCCGTTACCTACATGTTTGTTGAACCCCCAAAAAATGGAACTGCAGACAATAAGAATAAAAAGAAACACCAAAAGGGTTAGAAGGCACCGGATATGGTAAAATTAACTAAAGTATGTTGGGTGGCCTGCGTGGGTGTCTCATTACTGTTTGTATCAGCCTGTGAGGAGCAGCCCCCTGCGCCAAGGCTGAAAAGACCTGCCGAAATCGTTTCCAAGTCCATTTCCAAACCCAAGATGCCGGTAACGCAAGCACCTGCCCCCAGGAATGCAGAAGTAACACAGACGCCGGTATCTGAGTTGAAGCCAGCCCTGGATCCCGTAAAAGTCAGCCAGGCAGGAGAGGACATAGCTGGGTCAGTCGGCCTGGAGAAAACTGGTATTTTCACCCCTATGGCAAAGTATGACAGCAAGGATCGGGTGGATCCGTTTATCCCTTTGATAGCTGAAAAAGATACGTCTGCAGGATCGGGTTTTCCTGATAATTTAAAACCCGATAGACCGTTGACGCCTTTGGAAACACTGGAATTAAGCCAGGTTAAGCTGGTGGCGGTAGTTGAAATGCAGGGCAGGACCATTGCCATGGTGGAAGATGCCGGCGGTAAAGGCTATGAGGTCACTGTTGGTACGTATATCGGGCCAAAAGGAGGAAGGGTTGCATCCATCACAATGGAAGGCATAAAAATTGAAGAAAAAGTAAAAGACTACCAGGGAAAAATTAGCAAGCGGTATGAAGAGATTAAATTTCATAAAAGCGAAAATGGGGAATAAGATTATGGTTACGTATCGGTCTGCTATCAGACATTATGGGACTGGTTTTATCATATCGGTTTTGCTGGTTTTCTTTACGTCAGGGTGCGTAACCCAAAAGACCGTAGCGCCCGAAAGTACAGTGAAAAAACAGAAAAACAAGGAGTTACAGTCAAATTCTTCGTCTTTGCCTAAAACAATTGACAAAATATGGGTCAATCCCAAAGCTGATGCGTTTGAGGTATGGATCCAGGGCTCCGGGGCTTTGAACGATTATACGTCCATTAAGCAGCCTTTCCCCTTTGCCGTGAGCGTCTATCTGACCAATGCCCGCCTTGCCCCCGCCGTGGATGCCGGATCTTTTTCCGACCCCCGTGTCAGCAGTGTGAACGTGGGATTTATTGATGATGCCCAGACAACAGTCAAGGTGGAGATCCTGCTTAAAGCAGACCTGCCCTACATTGTGGAGGAAAAACCGGACCGTTTGGGTATCATTCTTAAAGGCAGTCCGTCTGCTGTTGATCAGACGGACGGGGCCGGACCTGTTACGGATGAATCCGGACAGGATCTGGACGATGCTGAAGTGCTGCCCGAAGATGTTCCCATTCCCAAAACCACAGCCCATCTGACCCACATTGAATTTGATAACAATACGCTTGGTCAGTCTGACATTCAGATTCAAACGGATCACCCGGTTCGATACGAAACCATTCAGAACAGCAAGGATTCCCTGGGGCTGATATTGTATAACACAATGGTGCCCCTGCGCCATCAGCGGCCCCTTGTGACCCGTTATTTTAATTCTGCAGTGGTTCAAGTCATGCCCCGGCCAAATCCAGCAAATCCAAATGATGCGCTGGTGGATATCAAGATCCGGGAAACCGTGCCGTTCCAGGTGGTTCAAACCACCCGGGGCATTCATATGACTTTTGAAGCATCCACCGTCTCCCCGCCTGAATTTGATAAAGCCAAAGTGAGTCTGAACGCCGACCAAAAGACCCATGACATATTGCAAAAGCAGGATGTGCAAAAACAGGACCAGGGGCAGCCGGAAATCCAAGGAAATAAGACTGTTATGGATCAGGATCCTTTATTGAATCCTTCCAGTATTCGATACACCGGTGAAAAAATCAAACTGGATTTTTATGAAACAGATATTAAAAATGTTTTCAGGATATTGAAAAGTGTGGGCGGCGTCAACTTTGCCATTGATAAGGATGTGGAAGGCAAAGTGACATTAAGCTTGGAGGATCCCGTACCCTGGGACCAGATACTTGATCTTGTGTTAAAAATGAACAGTCTTGATAAAAAAATGGAGGGCAATGTGATCCGCATTGCCACCGCACAAACCCTTGCCAGGGAGGAAAACGAACGTCAGGATGCCATTGCTGCACGGCAAAAATCCGAAGATCAGAAAAAGGCCTTAGAACCCCTTGTCACCGAATATATTCCGGTCAATTATTCAGATGCAAAGGCTGATATTGAACCCCATGTATCACAGATCCTGACCCCGAGCCGGGGCAAGATTTCAGTGGATACCCGTACCAATATGCTGATCATTACCGATACCCAGGCCAAGGTCACCCAGGCCAATGAGCTGATCTACCGCCTGGACAAGGTAACGCCCCAAATCATGATTGAAGCCAAGGTGGTTGAGGTCACCAAGGAGTTTTCCAGGAAGTTCGGGATCAACTGGAACCTGTCCAATGCGTCGAGTGTGACATCGGGATTTGTCGATGATTACTCTGTTTCTGTTAACGCAGCAACAAAAGTGGGTATTTCCGGGGACTTCTCCTTTTTCGGGCTGTTCGGATCTTCTGTCAGCGCATTGAACGCCAAGCTCGAATCATCCGAGGCGCAAGGAGACGTCAGGATCGTATCCGCCCCAAGAATTCTGACCCTGGACAATAAAAAGGCCATGATCAAGCAGGGCCAGCAATATGCTTATTACGAGCGTGATGATTCAGGCGGGTCTTCTGTGGCGTTTAAAGACATTGACCTGCTGCTGGAAGTAACCCCCCATGTTACCCCGGATAACCGAATTTCCATGACCGTGCGGTTGACTAAAAACGATGTTGGTCCCGAGAATTCTCTGGGTGTCCCGTCTCTGGTGACCAATGAGGCGGAAACAGAGCTTCTGGTCAATAATAATGATACGGTTGTTATCGGTGGTGTTATTAAGACGAATCAGTCCCAGGACAGCGATGGCATTCCTTTTCTGGCCGGAATTCCGGGATTAGGCTATCTTTTTGGTTCAAAATCCAAAACTGACGATCGAAATGAATTGCTTATTTTCCTGACCCCCTCCATTGTCCAGCTTGAGCAGAAAAAGCATACTGTTCAATAGCAGCTTTTACAACGTTTAAAAGAGATGTTTTTCCAAGCGGGCATAACCGTATTTAACGCCATTTTTCAACTGCTTTTGATCTCCCTGACTGCAGGTATCTGCGTCAGGCAGCACTGGGTGTCCAGGGACCAGATTAAATCTTTATCCGCAGTAACAATAAATGTCTTTCTGCCCTGTCTGATCATGGCCAAAACCCTGACGCAGTTTCATCCCCAGGCTATGCCCGACTGGTGGCTTCTGCCTCTGGCCGGTGTGGCCTTAGTGCTGCCCGGACTTTTTTTCAGCGCGCTTTTGTTCAGATTCAAACCGGATAAAAAACATTTCATGGCCATGTCCGGCATGCAGAACGCACTTTTTATTGTTCTTCCCATTGGTCATCTTCTGTTTCCAGAACAGTTTAATCTTTTTGCTCTGTATTGCTTTCTTCTGGTGATGGGCGTCACGCCGGTCATGTGGAGTCTGGGTAAAGTAATGCTCGCCCCGGATACACACGACGGATTTCACTTGAAAAGCCTTATGACCCCGCCCCTGGTTGCGATTGTTATATCTGTCGGTCTGGTTTTTGAGGGCCTGTCCCCATTGGTGCCACATACGGTTATTGCCTCCATGACTCTTCTTGGCGAGGCGGCCATCCCTTTGGCCATTTTTATTCTCGGGGGCACCCTCGGGGCAATTTCAATCGGGGATATTCCTGATCTTAAAGATATTTTCATCGTTTTTATTGTAAAATTCGTTCTTGTTCCGGGATGTGTTTTTACATTGCTCCGTTTTACAAAGGACCTGCTGTCCTCCTCTCTTATCTGCAGCATGCTCATGGTCCAGGCCGCCTCTCCCCCGGCGACAAACCTGGTTCTCATCGCTGAAAACTATGGAGGAGACACCCGGGCCATCTCCTCCATGATGCTGATACAATACCTTATCGCCATTGTAGTAATGCCGGTATGGATTGCACTCTGGCAGTATAGTGCGTGTCTGGATTAAACCTATGATAAAATAGCTCTTGACCACCTTTTTCATGTGTGAGATATAAAAGCAACTTAATAAGCAATAAATCACTAATTTATTGCTTAGAGCAGATTTTAGTATGAAATGGTTTAATTTATAACGCCGATCTTCGGCATTGTTTACAAGCTGATTGTTTTGTTATATTGTTCAACGGATTCTATATGTTGGGAATAAATCTTATTCGCATTACCATTCAATGAGGTGAAATATGAAAAAAAGAATGCAGACCATTGACGGGAACACTGCGGCAACCCATGTGGCATATGCCATGAGTGAGGTGGCAGCGATTTACCCGATCACACCTTCCAGCCCTTTGGGTGAAATTGCCGATTCTTGGGCATCCAAGGGCAGAAAAAACATTTTCGGGCAGATCCTGGATATAAAGCAGATGCAGTCCGAGGCAGGTGCCGCCGGTGCTGTCCACGGTTCCCTTGCGGCTGGCGCTTTGACTTCCACCTTCACAGCCTCCCAAGGGCTGCTGCTCAAGATACCCAATATGTATAAGATTGCAGGCGAGCTGCTCCCCACGGTTTTCCATGTCACCGCCCGCGCCATTTCCGCCCATGCTCTGTCCATCTTCGGAGACCATCAGGACGTTATGGCAGCCAGACAGACCGGATTTGCCATGCTGTCATCCTGCTCTGTTCAGGAAGCCCAGGATCTGGCCCTTGTGGCACACCTTGCCACCATCGAAGCCCGGGTTCCGTTCCTTCATTTTTACGACGGGTTCAGAACCTCCCATGAAATCCAGAAAATTGAAATGATCGAATATGAGGACATGGCAGCCCTGTTTAATTATGACGCATACTGGGCATTCAAAGCCAGGGCCATGAGCCCCGAACACCCCGACACCCGCGGAACGGCCCAGAACCCGGATATCTATTTCCAGGGCAGGGAAGCAACCAACTCTTATTACCTCAAAGTGCCTGCCATTGTTAAACAATACATGAAAAAGGTCGGCGATCTCACCGGGCGCCGGTATCAACCGTTTGATTATGTGGGTGACCCCGAGGCAGACCGGGTTATTGTGGCCATGGGTTCCAGCTGTGAAGCCATTGAAGAGACCATTGAAAAACTCAACGGCATGGGTCAGCGTTTGGGGTTGATAAAAGTACGTCTGTACAGACCCTTTGATATCCAGGAATTTTTGCGTGCCGTACCCACTTCCGTGGAAACCCTGACAGTGCTTGACAGGACCAAAGAACCCGGTGCCATTGGCGAGCCTTTGTACCAGGATGTCTGCACCGCCTTTATGGAACATGGGGAAGGCCCCCGGATAATCGGTGGTCGTTACGGA is drawn from uncultured Desulfobacter sp. and contains these coding sequences:
- a CDS encoding ATP-binding protein encodes the protein MKKNQHKESENSGTRPFVLVKAFTVSSLVVMLSATIVIAALNAHWVRKILLEKSREYNRLLVENLNHQIFLRFVWPVVFKQGEIKLRNQGQYQLLDTVVKSTLHSFHVEMVNIYATDNVIAYSLDKTRVGQKNAGGVHYEKAMKNEVSSKLVQQGNWIELTFWFPKETKIVTFAPLTQEVQLTRDKDKMVIGVVEIIRDVSDEYQQVFKLQGLIVVSCAIIMGLLFLVLRFVVKHGENIIKQRAEERLKLEEKLRRAEHLSAIGEMTAGVSHEIRNPLGIIKSSAQLMQKKMAKLDPSSNIPGIIVEESTRLERIITDFLDFAKPKIADLRPCRLEDILEKNITFLSSSSEHQVDRIIRKYQDNLPDILGDPAMLYQAFLNIFLNAFQAMDHKDGCITIATWQEPGFVYTSFTDTGPGIDEDLLKKIWTPFFTTKEMGTGLGLGIIKNIIQAHQGQIRITNAEPCGACVEIRLPSAP
- a CDS encoding sigma-54 dependent transcriptional regulator; translated protein: MENILIVDDEKHYPMIIGEVLSEEGYTPFTASSGMEALDIINTQPIDLVLSDVKMPGMSGIDLLEKAKQRKPDLPVIIMTAFGSVEMAVEAMHKGAYTYIVKPFENEALIAHIAKALSISKIVRENTRLKDAIQSRYQFDNIIGKSKPMQALYEIIKKVAPTSASVLIEGESGTGKELVAKSIHYNSMRKDHSLVAVNCSAFAESLMESELFGHEKGAFTGAAGLKKGRFELADKGTLFLDEIGELTMPLQVKLLRVLQERTVERVGGTVSLPVDFRLIAATNKILENEVKKGNFREDLYYRLNVVKANIPPLRDRLEDIPLLINHFIEKYTQGPEAAGVVTNIDKEAVQRLCDYEWKGNVRELENVIERAVILAPGSIITVSDLPAQIRNPTSGTLQLDGIPDGVGLSETLAAVEKRMILRAMKMAGNVQTKAAQILGIGKSGLNQKLKKFNLDKELN
- the pilM gene encoding type IV pilus assembly protein PilM, which translates into the protein MKFGKKNHLVGLDIGAAFVKVAELKTTKKGRQLHKFGIAKVPEGMVEDGRIADMEGLAEIIRSLFKAQNIKEKNVALSTGGHSVVIKTISTSKVADDALHKNIRAEAEQYIPYDIDDVNIDYQILGDSEYSSEQMNVLLVAVKQDLVDEYVELIHMAGLNPVIIDVDTFALQNIYETLPDVDHGCITLLLDVGASKTSVNILQNKNSMMMRDMTNGCYQLVSVISERLGLDREKALQIVMGEIDSPESAQELEAVYEMVVGNWCADICQVVYTFESGPGNAGVEKIIVSGGGGFIDLLAEKLTAELKVTVSKINPFAGLISDSKELGDLEAYQLLAPIALGLASRRVNDK
- a CDS encoding pilus assembly protein PilP, translating into MVKLTKVCWVACVGVSLLFVSACEEQPPAPRLKRPAEIVSKSISKPKMPVTQAPAPRNAEVTQTPVSELKPALDPVKVSQAGEDIAGSVGLEKTGIFTPMAKYDSKDRVDPFIPLIAEKDTSAGSGFPDNLKPDRPLTPLETLELSQVKLVAVVEMQGRTIAMVEDAGGKGYEVTVGTYIGPKGGRVASITMEGIKIEEKVKDYQGKISKRYEEIKFHKSENGE
- a CDS encoding PilN domain-containing protein → MIRINLLPFRLARKKENIRRQVSIFFLSIALIILALAWVFVRLNSEVSRTQNEAAQVKTESLKYKKVADKVTQIEKNLKTLEDKLSIVENLKKRKNEQQILLEQLAQLIVETKMWLSSVAADSRTVSLKGVAFDNPTIAMFMRNLESSHMFETVDLKLSRTKEFDNTIRLKEFEIYCTKRLTQPESYTTNKDGTSPKGKK
- the pilO gene encoding type 4a pilus biogenesis protein PilO, with amino-acid sequence MAGKKENSTVKKKGQMDVLFEKIGALTKLQRILISLGTLCLIGAGFYFFLLAPKLDALTAARNDLQNHKNLLSKYRSKANTLAKVEAQMAKVQEQFNIAMTALPDKRELPSLLDEISKAGMDAGLEVQSFAPQNMVENHSYTEIPLAMTVAGRYHQIAEFFYRVAGLNRIVNISTIDMNRISGKEQVNRNNIQMKCVAVTYMFVEPPKNGTADNKNKKKHQKG
- a CDS encoding SH3 domain-containing protein — protein: MDRIRRGCILFISTCCLFIALDASIVLASERLSVKTVVANLRNGAGTKYKVLWQVEKYHPFLVINKKQDWYEVKDFEGDTAWIHRTLLGNTDTVISIKSQCNVRTKPDTSSDIILRVERGVPFKVLAHQGDWIKIEHADGEVGWIFKNLVW